From one Streptomyces sp. ICC1 genomic stretch:
- a CDS encoding exodeoxyribonuclease VII small subunit has protein sequence MAGTDAALGYEQARDELIEVVRKLEAGGTSLEDSLALWERGEELAKVCRHWLEGARARLDSALAARQAGADAEGGEGGPE, from the coding sequence ATGGCCGGGACCGATGCGGCGCTGGGGTACGAGCAGGCGCGGGACGAACTGATCGAGGTCGTCCGCAAGCTGGAGGCCGGCGGCACCTCGCTGGAGGACTCCCTCGCGCTCTGGGAGCGCGGCGAGGAGCTCGCGAAGGTGTGCCGGCACTGGCTGGAGGGAGCCAGGGCGCGGCTGGACTCGGCGCTGGCGGCGCGCCAGGCCGGAGCGGACGCGGAGGGCGGGGAAGGCGGCCCGGAGTGA
- the xseA gene encoding exodeoxyribonuclease VII large subunit, whose product MGLNTSADAPLPVGQVSRLIGGWIDKLGQVWVEGQITQLSRRPGAGVVFLTLRDPSHDISLSVTCFRQVFDEVADSVTEGARVVVLAKPEWYAPRGQLSLRATEIRPVGIGELLARLERLKRSLASEGLFALDRKKPLPFLPQLIGLVVGRASAAERDVLENARRRWPAVRFEVRNVAVQGVNAVPQVIQAVKELDAMPGVDVIIVARGGGSVEDLLPFSDEEVVRTVAAARTPVVSAIGHEPDSPLLDLVADLRASTPTDAAKKVVPDVGEELERVSQLQGRGLRAVRGLLDREERGLAHALARPVFVHPQRMVETREAEVDALLARGRRTLGHLLDRADSELAHTLARVVALSPAATLERGYAVLQRADGHVVRSPQDVAAGDVLRARVAEGAFSVEVAEGGAEVAAEEGVTEGVTEEGVEGVS is encoded by the coding sequence CGGCCAGGTGTGGGTGGAAGGGCAGATCACGCAGCTCTCGCGGAGGCCGGGAGCGGGGGTGGTCTTCCTGACGCTGCGCGATCCCTCGCACGACATCTCCCTGAGCGTGACCTGCTTCCGCCAGGTCTTCGACGAGGTCGCGGACTCCGTCACGGAGGGCGCGCGCGTCGTCGTGCTCGCCAAGCCCGAGTGGTACGCCCCGCGCGGGCAGCTGTCCTTGCGGGCGACGGAGATACGGCCCGTCGGCATCGGCGAGCTCCTCGCCCGCCTGGAACGGCTCAAGCGCTCGCTGGCCTCCGAAGGGCTCTTCGCGCTCGACCGCAAGAAGCCGCTGCCGTTCCTGCCGCAGCTGATCGGGCTGGTGGTGGGGCGGGCCTCGGCGGCCGAGCGCGACGTGCTGGAGAACGCGCGGCGCAGGTGGCCGGCGGTCCGCTTCGAGGTCCGCAACGTCGCCGTGCAGGGGGTGAACGCGGTGCCCCAGGTGATCCAGGCGGTCAAGGAGCTGGACGCCATGCCCGGGGTGGACGTGATCATCGTGGCGCGCGGCGGCGGCAGCGTGGAGGACCTGCTGCCCTTCTCCGACGAGGAGGTCGTACGGACCGTCGCGGCGGCCCGTACGCCCGTGGTCTCGGCGATCGGGCACGAGCCGGACTCCCCGCTGCTGGACCTGGTCGCGGACCTGCGGGCCTCCACGCCCACGGACGCGGCGAAGAAGGTCGTCCCGGACGTCGGCGAGGAGCTGGAGCGGGTGAGCCAGCTCCAGGGCCGGGGGCTGCGCGCCGTGCGCGGCCTGCTCGACCGGGAGGAGCGGGGGCTCGCGCACGCCCTGGCGCGGCCGGTCTTCGTCCATCCGCAGCGGATGGTGGAGACCCGGGAGGCCGAGGTGGACGCGCTGCTGGCGCGCGGCCGCCGGACGCTGGGCCACCTGCTGGACCGGGCGGACTCGGAGCTGGCGCACACGCTGGCCCGGGTGGTGGCGCTGTCCCCGGCGGCGACGCTGGAGCGCGGGTACGCGGTGCTGCAGCGGGCCGACGGGCACGTGGTGCGATCGCCGCAGGACGTGGCGGCGGGCGACGTGCTGCGGGCGCGGGTGGCGGAGGGAGCGTTCTCGGTGGAGGTCGCCGAGGGCGGCGCTGAGGTCGCCGCCGAGGAGGGCGTCACCGAGGGCGTCACCGAAGAGGGCGTCGAGGGCGTCTCGTAG